tggGCCTAACAAATTACTCAGAAAAAAAGGAGTTTAATTTGACTAGTGATTTTTGTCTGTTAAAATGATGTAGATACATacgtattttaaattatttttttttaatttaaactagaGTTcactttaatatttgttatggGGTGAATTTTATAACTATTCCAGcttgaaaatgtatattttaataaatgttatgGGGCTAAATTTATAGCTATTTTAAGAGAAATGGCCTGTGCAAGTTATTTCTCAAATCTTTATGTACAAAATTCGCCAAAAGACTTAAAAATAGACAGAGATAAATTTGCCAGCCTGATCCAATCAGGCTACCAATTTGTACAAAAACCCGCTAAAAAGGGCTCGCAATTACTTCGAttgattattaattaatttgcttaaCCCAGTTCAAGGCTAGTTGCGAGTGAAATGTAAGCCAAAGTAAGCAACATAAATAGAACACGCATGATGCTGGCCCACAAAGTTTTTGGCTTCGTGTCGACATTAGGTCCGAGTGCGAAAGCAATGCCATTTGCTTTGTCCAGACTTTTGTCCGTTGCCATGGCTGCTTTTACTTGACCCCCGGAATCGGAACCACTTGCTACACATTAAATTGGGGTTTCAACTCTAGGGTGTCCCTCGCCAACCAAAGTTTGATAACACAGCTTAGAACAAAGTCGTAATAAGTGCCAcacggcaaaaacttttccaagGGGTCGCAGGTCGCCCAAAGAATTAGGCCCGAGAACAGTTTTCTTAAATGTGGGAGTGAAAGGTTAAATCACAATCAACACAAagtataaacaattttaaaatttacaaagttGATATGGattaaaaatcacaaaacaaCCAAAGGGATCCCAAGAAAATTACTTAGTAATGGGACATCCAAGTCAAATCAAgaaatttaaagctttaaatataAGGTTGGTAAGCTATTTGTTTTGGAAATGAATTTGGTTAAGCCAAGAACTTTTCAATTTCGTTTAGtttggttatttatttattgcttataAGAGGCTCAAGCTGAGTGCAAACAAAGTTGATGGCATCTGTTGATGGTTTGTGGGAAACCGCAAATTAAACTGGAATTGTTTATGGCGGACAGAACTTGgatactttaaaattaaagtaagaACTTGTTGAGTATATCAAACTTtaggttaaaattaaataattgcatttgaaaaccaacacatttttaaattgcttttgatatggttttaatttaaatagtttttaagttGTCGCAAAACTtcgataattttaaaattaaattaagaactCATTGAATATATCAGAAtgaaataaatgcatttgaaaaccaaaacattttatttttaatttaattttagttttaatggTTGCGCTTTGGTCTTAaagttttcgaaaaaaaattactcatacaACACGTAATGTCAGttagaatacatttttatagtaAAAGGCAACAGTACGTATGAGTGATACTCATTAAATCCAATGAACAGAACTTAGAACTCCTTTTATCCcaacaaaaattcttttaaagtgCCTTTTACTAAGCAAAGAGCATCCTATAAcgtttttatacaattttggaACAACCTAATAATCACAGTACTCCAGGCAAACAGTTTTCACGAATGTCATTTGAACCCGAGGCCCAAAATTATCAGTACTTCATAGGAGTAGGAACACTCAGGATACAGTTGActctaaaatacaaaataacttaggtagatttttatattttttagtgcTGAGCAAATATGGAGACGTCCATCCAGGTGCCCAAGGAGCTGGAGTCGCTGCTGAGCTGCGGCCTGTGCAATCGTGTCTATGATCTGGCCACTAATGTGCTGCCCAGGGAGCTGATCTGCCGACACAGCTACTGCGAAGAGTGCCTGGCCAGAAGCACCCTCTGCGACCCGACGCAGTGCATCTGTCCACTGTGCGGAATTCGCACAGAGTTGTATGGCCAGAAGCTGCCGGAATCGGTAGCCATCATGTACCTACTCCGTGAGCTGCCCGCTTTGGTTTTGGGTCGTGCCATGTTGGATTTCTCGGAGGGCAATAGCCGGTCCATCGAAGTGGCTGGCGAGCAACCGGAGTCGCAGTCAGAGAACTGGCTGGACGAGATCTGTGTGGACAGCTTCTTGGCCACCAGTGCCGAGCACTGTTTCATCCATGCCATGCCCAACTCCACTTGGTGTCACGATTGCCAGCGTTTGCTGTGCCGCGCCTGCTCAGATGCCCCCACTCATCGTGAGCATCGACTGACCCACCAGTTGGACTACCATGAGCTTCTGCGCCAACTGCTCGACTCGGAGCTGGCCAAGATCAAGGGAACTGCTTTGCAGGCCACCGAATTGGCCAACCGCGAGATGGACCTGCTGCGCCAAATGTGCGAGGCCTGCTTTCACGTTCAATTGCATGTGAAGCGCATGATGCTGGAGCACGAGCCCAGCATTATTTCGGCCACAATGACCGGTTGGCAGCGACGCGCCGAACAGGAGCTAAATAGATCCGTCGGAAATCTCACTGGAGCCAATTTGCTACAGGTACTCGCTCAGTTGGCCCAACAACGCCGCAAATTCGAGGTGCAGCTGGTGGAGGTGCACTTCCAATGCAGAATGCGTGCCGCAGTCCAGGAGAACGGCATGCAGATCCTGGATTTCGAGCATCTAAACGACAGGATCCTGCGACTGCGAAATCAGCCACGTCCCGGCCCCATTCCCGCCAATGTGGAGCCACCTCAGGCTTTGATCCTCACCAACTACTGTGTGTTTGCCTATTGGAACGCGGTGCAACGCCAGATGATTCCTCCGCGCGTGAGGACTCCGCCATCGGAGCCTGAATTGTTGCCGCAATCCGGCAGAGCCGTGGTGCCACCGCACTTCAATCACAGCCTGCAGGAGGCAGAGCTTAGCCAGCAAATGCAGCAGGTGGAACAGGATCAGGATCGCCTAATTAATTTGGCCGCCGAGGAGGATTCACCAGGCTCCTCCTACTCgcagagcagcagcaatagcGACAGTCAGAGCAGCTTGTCCGCGGGACCGCAAGTATACACGTATGTTTTAGTTCCGGGTCAGCATGGAATGGTGCCACAATTTCAGGATCAAATGTGGCAAGGGCCATATGAGGTGCAGGAACAACCACCACCACTGTTACAACATCAGTTTCAAGCGGACAACGCCTGGTTGAACGGGCAGCAGAACCAGAACCACAATCATGTCCAATCCCCGCCGGTGGGCATTGTGGGCCAGCCCTCCGCCCACTTTTACCCCATCTACTTTCTGGACATGGAGATAGCAGGCGAACTGGCCGGACGCGTACTGATCGAGGTGCGATCGGATGTCGCTCCGCGGATGGCGGAAAACTTTAGGGCGCTGGTGCGGCACGAACGGGGCTATGGCTACCAGGGATGCGCCGTTTTCCAGGCCTGGGGACGCGAGAGCATCATCACCGGGGACTTCGAGACGCACAATGGACGCGGCGGTCACTCGGCCTTTGAGAATAGATACTTCATGCCGGATGAGACAGGATTACCGGCACGGCGCGGCACAGTGGGCATGCGAAGGGGACAGAGGCGACAGGACAGAAGTGGATTGGTGGGCAGCCAGTTCCGTTTGGTGCTCAACGAGATGCGTTCCTTCACAGCCATCTTTGGTTACATTGTGCAGGGCATCGAGTTGGTGGACAGGATCGCAGCCAGTGGCAATGCTTTGGGTCGACCTTCCCTGAGGAGCATCATCCGGAATTGTGGCGAATaccaattaaacaattaaaaaaaaaaagggagacTGACTGATCCACTAGCCAAATCAAATTCCCTTCGAAAGCCCACAAACACTAGCCACCCGCACACTTAAAATGAACAAGTCTCTCTCTAAGATCATGTCTCTCTCTAATTCATGGCTTATAAATCCACTAATCTTGCTAcgaatttttgtaaaaacgaACACCCCTCGGAATTATTTATACAAAGCATACAATGAGAGCCAGTAACGGAAgccaattgtttttgtaacacACAGactaatgaaatttttataaacaatttacaaaTCGAACAAA
This genomic window from Drosophila gunungcola strain Sukarami chromosome 3R, Dgunungcola_SK_2, whole genome shotgun sequence contains:
- the LOC128258664 gene encoding uncharacterized protein LOC128258664, which produces METSIQVPKELESLLSCGLCNRVYDLATNVLPRELICRHSYCEECLARSTLCDPTQCICPLCGIRTELYGQKLPESVAIMYLLRELPALVLGRAMLDFSEGNSRSIEVAGEQPESQSENWLDEICVDSFLATSAEHCFIHAMPNSTWCHDCQRLLCRACSDAPTHREHRLTHQLDYHELLRQLLDSELAKIKGTALQATELANREMDLLRQMCEACFHVQLHVKRMMLEHEPSIISATMTGWQRRAEQELNRSVGNLTGANLLQVLAQLAQQRRKFEVQLVEVHFQCRMRAAVQENGMQILDFEHLNDRILRLRNQPRPGPIPANVEPPQALILTNYCVFAYWNAVQRQMIPPRVRTPPSEPELLPQSGRAVVPPHFNHSLQEAELSQQMQQVEQDQDRLINLAAEEDSPGSSYSQSSSNSDSQSSLSAGPQVYTYVLVPGQHGMVPQFQDQMWQGPYEVQEQPPPLLQHQFQADNAWLNGQQNQNHNHVQSPPVGIVGQPSAHFYPIYFLDMEIAGELAGRVLIEVRSDVAPRMAENFRALVRHERGYGYQGCAVFQAWGRESIITGDFETHNGRGGHSAFENRYFMPDETGLPARRGTVGMRRGQRRQDRSGLVGSQFRLVLNEMRSFTAIFGYIVQGIELVDRIAASGNALGRPSLRSIIRNCGEYQLNN